The following proteins are co-located in the Siansivirga zeaxanthinifaciens CC-SAMT-1 genome:
- a CDS encoding efflux RND transporter periplasmic adaptor subunit, translating into MKKLHTTLTLLVTLILVSCGKEDKNATTNTSPAINVTVNKIEDSSNHPFLSVSGKVQAVNSADLSTRMMGYVDNVLVNVGDKVQKGQLLVSINNSDLQAKRAQVTAGITEATAAFNNAQKDYNRFKNLFADHSASQKELDDITANYEMAKARLEAANQMKNEINAQFTYSNITAPFSGVITNKTVKKGDMANPGVPLISMESPGDFEVVAMVPETEISQIEKGTEVMVSIKAINETVKGTVSEVSTSAKLTGGQYFVKISLEKTKANILSGMFTTVQFPVEKKSNTMNMVLIPKDALVTNGQLSGIYTVSESHTAILRWLRLGRTFGNEVEVLSGLNTNETYIVSADGKLFNGAKVSIK; encoded by the coding sequence ATGAAAAAACTACATACCACATTAACACTCTTAGTTACTTTAATACTAGTGAGTTGCGGCAAGGAAGACAAAAACGCGACCACCAATACATCGCCTGCAATAAACGTAACGGTAAACAAGATTGAAGACTCTAGTAATCATCCGTTTTTATCGGTTAGTGGAAAAGTTCAGGCAGTAAATAGTGCCGATTTAAGTACCCGCATGATGGGCTATGTCGATAACGTGTTGGTGAATGTGGGCGATAAAGTACAAAAAGGACAGTTATTAGTGTCTATTAATAACTCCGATTTACAAGCCAAACGTGCTCAGGTAACCGCTGGAATTACCGAGGCTACAGCTGCATTTAACAATGCCCAAAAAGATTATAACCGTTTTAAAAATTTATTTGCAGACCACAGTGCTTCGCAAAAAGAGTTAGACGACATCACAGCCAATTACGAGATGGCTAAAGCACGTTTAGAGGCTGCAAACCAAATGAAAAACGAAATAAACGCCCAGTTTACTTACTCTAATATTACTGCGCCTTTTAGTGGTGTTATAACTAACAAAACGGTTAAAAAAGGCGATATGGCGAACCCAGGTGTGCCTTTAATTTCTATGGAATCGCCTGGCGATTTTGAAGTTGTTGCCATGGTGCCAGAAACCGAAATTTCGCAAATAGAAAAAGGAACCGAAGTTATGGTATCTATTAAAGCCATTAACGAAACGGTTAAAGGAACCGTTAGCGAAGTTAGTACTTCGGCGAAATTAACTGGGGGACAATATTTTGTGAAAATAAGTTTAGAGAAAACGAAAGCAAACATATTGTCGGGCATGTTTACAACGGTTCAATTTCCTGTTGAAAAGAAAAGCAATACTATGAATATGGTTTTAATTCCTAAAGATGCTTTAGTTACTAACGGTCAGCTGTCGGGAATTTATACTGTTAGCGAAAGTCATACGGCGATACTACGCTGGTTGCGTTTAGGCAGAACTTTTGGAAACGAGGTAGAAGTGTTATCGGGTTTAAATACGAATGAAACTTATATTGTTTCGGCTGATGGGAAATTGTTTAATGGTGCCAAAGTTAGTATCAAGTAA
- a CDS encoding efflux RND transporter permease subunit: MKEGLAGKIAKVFIGSKLTVLLMIVFMVIGVYSSFLIPREEEPQIDVPMADIFVGYPGASPTEVESRVVKPLEQLISNIKGVEYVYSTSAKEGAMVIVQFYVGEDIERSFVKLYNEINKHMDQMPQGVTFPLIKTRAIDDVPMLGLTLWSANYDDYQLGLMAQELESEIKKVNDVAITHKIGGRNRQLRVVLDKDKLAASGLDFLEVSEMIKANNSQMVSGNFDKNDTEFIVKTGKFLESVTDIENLVVGVQQHQPIYLKQIANIVDGPEIPLNYVSLGFGKGSEKADTYQSEYPAVTISVAKRKGADAMKIADVIIDKVEHLRGHLLPDDVHVEITRNYGETASHKVSELLLHLIGSIIAVTFVVMLAMGWRGGLVVFLSVPITFALTLLSYYMLDYTLNRITLFALVFVTGIVVDDSIIIAENMHRHFKMKRLPFKQAALYAINEVGNPTILATFTVIASVLPMAFVSGLMGPYMAPMPIGASIAMILSLFVALTITPYLGYIFLREKDKKEVVEKSEKPLEATLIYRVYNKFERPLLENKTKRWLFLGGTFVLLLGSMVLFFTKSVAVKMLPFDNKNEFQVVIDMPEGTTLERTGVVAQEISQYLATRPEVVNYQNYIGTSAPITFNGLVRHYDLRGGSNMADIQVNLIDKAARSAQSHDIAKLLRPDIQKIAAKYHANVKLVEVPPGPPVLSTIVAEVYGPDYEKQIEIARSIKTILKSTTDVVDIDWMVEDDQKEYTFEINKEKAMLYGVAPQQITYTMNMALSNRAITNLYDEKAVNQIGLILALDEKEKSTVNDISQLKVKSKQGNLVPIADLVTITENVSAKSIFHKNQKRVVYVMADMAGDLESPAYAILGMDEKLKDIALPEGYSLNEMYLGQPDFEDNYTVKWDGEWQITLEVFRDLGIAFLGAIILIYILIVGWFQNFKAPVVMMVAIPLSLIGIILGHWMLDAFFTATSFIGMIALAGIMVRNSVLLIDFINLRLADGIPLKQAAIEAGAVRTTPILLTAGTVVIGAFVILFDPIFQGLAISLMGGTIVSTVLTLLVVPLVYYMIEKKNYK; encoded by the coding sequence ATGAAAGAAGGTTTAGCTGGTAAAATTGCAAAAGTCTTTATAGGCTCTAAGCTTACAGTGCTTTTAATGATCGTTTTTATGGTTATTGGGGTGTATAGTTCGTTTTTGATTCCGCGTGAGGAAGAGCCGCAAATTGATGTGCCTATGGCCGATATTTTTGTGGGCTACCCTGGGGCGAGTCCGACCGAAGTAGAATCGCGTGTGGTGAAGCCTTTAGAGCAATTAATTTCGAATATTAAGGGCGTGGAATATGTGTATTCTACATCGGCGAAAGAGGGTGCTATGGTGATTGTGCAGTTTTATGTGGGTGAAGATATTGAGCGTTCGTTTGTGAAGCTTTACAATGAAATTAATAAGCACATGGACCAAATGCCGCAGGGTGTAACGTTTCCGTTGATAAAAACCCGTGCGATTGATGATGTGCCTATGCTGGGGTTAACGCTTTGGAGCGCAAATTACGACGACTACCAACTGGGACTTATGGCGCAAGAGCTGGAGAGTGAAATTAAAAAGGTAAACGATGTGGCTATTACCCACAAAATTGGTGGAAGAAATCGCCAGTTACGTGTGGTTTTAGATAAAGATAAACTGGCAGCAAGTGGTCTGGACTTTTTAGAAGTTTCTGAAATGATTAAGGCGAACAACTCGCAAATGGTTTCGGGGAATTTTGATAAAAACGATACCGAATTTATCGTAAAAACGGGTAAGTTTTTAGAGTCTGTTACCGATATTGAAAATTTGGTGGTGGGCGTGCAACAACATCAGCCTATTTATTTAAAGCAAATTGCAAACATAGTAGACGGACCAGAAATTCCTTTAAATTATGTGAGTTTAGGGTTTGGTAAAGGAAGCGAAAAGGCAGACACATACCAATCGGAATATCCTGCAGTTACCATTTCGGTAGCCAAACGCAAAGGTGCCGATGCCATGAAAATTGCCGATGTTATTATTGACAAGGTTGAACATTTACGCGGGCATTTATTACCCGATGATGTGCATGTAGAAATTACTAGAAATTATGGCGAAACGGCATCTCATAAAGTATCGGAATTACTGTTACACCTTATTGGTTCTATAATTGCCGTTACCTTTGTGGTTATGTTGGCTATGGGCTGGCGTGGTGGTTTGGTAGTGTTTTTATCGGTGCCTATTACCTTTGCTTTAACCTTGTTAAGCTACTATATGTTGGATTATACGCTCAACCGAATTACCCTGTTTGCTTTGGTTTTTGTAACGGGTATTGTGGTAGACGACTCCATTATTATTGCCGAAAATATGCACAGGCATTTTAAAATGAAACGTTTGCCTTTTAAACAGGCAGCACTTTATGCCATTAACGAAGTTGGAAACCCAACCATTTTAGCCACTTTTACGGTTATTGCATCGGTTTTACCTATGGCTTTTGTATCTGGTTTAATGGGGCCTTATATGGCGCCCATGCCTATTGGTGCATCGATAGCCATGATTTTATCGTTGTTTGTGGCTTTAACCATTACACCGTATTTGGGATATATTTTTTTAAGAGAAAAAGATAAAAAAGAGGTTGTAGAAAAATCCGAAAAACCTTTAGAAGCCACGCTTATTTATAGAGTTTACAACAAATTTGAGCGTCCGTTATTAGAAAACAAAACGAAACGTTGGTTGTTTTTAGGTGGTACGTTTGTGTTATTGCTGGGGTCGATGGTGTTATTTTTTACCAAATCGGTGGCAGTTAAAATGTTGCCATTTGATAACAAAAACGAATTTCAAGTGGTTATAGATATGCCCGAAGGCACCACCCTGGAACGCACGGGTGTGGTGGCTCAAGAGATTTCGCAATATTTAGCAACACGACCAGAAGTTGTTAATTACCAGAATTATATTGGCACCTCTGCCCCTATTACTTTTAACGGTTTGGTGCGTCATTACGACTTACGTGGTGGTAGTAATATGGCCGATATTCAAGTGAATTTAATAGATAAAGCAGCACGCTCGGCACAAAGTCATGATATTGCTAAACTGTTACGCCCTGATATTCAAAAAATAGCAGCTAAATACCATGCGAATGTTAAATTGGTTGAAGTTCCGCCGGGGCCACCAGTATTATCGACCATTGTGGCCGAAGTTTATGGTCCCGATTACGAAAAACAAATAGAAATTGCTCGTAGTATTAAAACCATACTTAAAAGCACCACCGATGTTGTAGATATAGATTGGATGGTTGAAGACGACCAAAAAGAATACACTTTTGAAATAAACAAAGAAAAAGCGATGCTTTACGGTGTAGCACCTCAACAAATTACTTACACCATGAATATGGCGCTTTCAAATAGAGCGATTACGAATTTATATGATGAGAAAGCTGTTAACCAAATTGGATTGATACTTGCCTTAGATGAAAAAGAAAAATCGACAGTAAACGATATTTCACAACTTAAAGTAAAATCGAAACAAGGCAACTTGGTTCCTATTGCCGATTTGGTGACGATTACAGAAAACGTAAGTGCGAAAAGTATTTTTCATAAAAACCAAAAACGTGTAGTGTATGTAATGGCAGATATGGCTGGTGACTTAGAAAGTCCTGCTTACGCCATTTTAGGTATGGATGAAAAACTAAAAGACATTGCATTACCTGAAGGTTACTCGCTAAACGAAATGTATTTAGGCCAACCCGATTTTGAAGATAACTATACTGTAAAATGGGATGGTGAGTGGCAAATTACCTTAGAAGTTTTTAGAGATTTAGGCATTGCCTTTTTAGGTGCCATTATTCTAATTTATATATTAATTGTAGGTTGGTTTCAAAACTTTAAAGCGCCGGTTGTTATGATGGTTGCTATACCTTTATCGTTAATAGGAATTATTCTCGGGCACTGGATGTTGGATGCATTTTTTACCGCAACCTCTTTTATTGGAATGATTGCACTGGCTGGTATTATGGTTAGAAACTCTGTTTTACTTATAGATTTTATTAACCTAAGATTAGCCGATGGTATTCCTTTAAAACAAGCAGCTATTGAAGCCGGGGCTGTACGAACAACTCCTATTTTACTTACTGCTGGTACAGTAGTTATTGGTGCCTTTGTTATTTTATTCGATCCTATTTTTCAAGGTTTAGCTATCTCGTTAATGGGCGGAACGATTGTATCAACCGTTTTAACCTTGCTGGTTGTACCCTTGGTTTATTATATGATTGAAAAGAAAAACTATAAATAA
- a CDS encoding YgaP family membrane protein: MKNRIVRGIAGTFILASLLLAIYVNINWLWFTAFVGANLLQSSLTKWCLMDTILEKLGVKN, translated from the coding sequence ATGAAAAATAGAATCGTAAGAGGTATTGCAGGAACTTTTATTTTAGCTAGTTTATTATTAGCTATATATGTAAATATTAACTGGCTTTGGTTTACTGCCTTTGTAGGAGCCAATTTATTACAATCGTCTTTAACAAAATGGTGTTTAATGGATACTATTTTAGAGAAGTTGGGGGTTAAGAATTAG
- a CDS encoding HD family phosphohydrolase: MKDIINKLYRNHSLIYKGILFVCTTFLIVYLFPKSGKFKYNFEKGKPWQSENLYAPFNFAIKKSDEEINKEKHDITANSTLYFDLDVLVEQKVNNLYKVSFYKTFNDSLSRKKMDVLYNVGQQVISELYEYGILNENYDYHPDRSVVLLDGRINVKEGIFDDLIKQDEVTTLIENVLVKNDLINYKTAYTSLFFDLIEPNLSYDKSFTESAIQEELNKITYARGRIEKETLIISKGEIIEGDKYQILKSLQSEYESQVWSKSNYKWILVAYTLLVALALLMLLLFLRKYRIEVFENNTKVTFIFFNIFLMIFITTLVVNYDSKFVYVVPICILPLIFKAFFDARLGLFSHVITVLLLGFIVPNSYEYMFLQIIAGIVTILTVSELYKRANLFISVGQITFIYIIAYFAFFVIHEGSIDTIKWEMFIWFILSGLATLFVQPLIYAYEKIFGLVSDVSLLELSDTNSKLLKELSNKAPGTFHHSLNVANLAEASANEIGANAMLVRVGALYHDIGKMKNPTYFTENQSTGINPHDELSSKESARIIVNHVIDGIEIAKKNNLPDRLIDFIRTHHGTSVVYYFYMEEKKNFPDISTEDFSYPGPKPFSKETAILMMCDSIEAASKSLKEPTSTKIDAFVENIIDKQIEQGQFLNANITFKEIQSIKKVLKHKLANIYHLRIEYPE, encoded by the coding sequence ATGAAAGATATCATAAATAAACTATACAGAAATCATTCCCTCATTTATAAAGGGATTTTGTTTGTTTGTACTACTTTTTTAATTGTTTACCTGTTTCCTAAAAGTGGAAAATTTAAATATAATTTTGAAAAGGGAAAGCCATGGCAATCTGAAAATTTATATGCACCTTTTAATTTTGCAATTAAAAAGTCTGATGAAGAAATAAACAAAGAAAAGCACGATATAACGGCTAACTCTACACTCTATTTCGATTTAGATGTCCTCGTTGAGCAAAAGGTTAACAATTTGTATAAAGTATCTTTTTATAAAACGTTTAACGATTCGTTGTCTAGAAAAAAGATGGATGTTTTATACAATGTTGGGCAACAAGTAATCTCAGAACTTTATGAATATGGTATTTTAAATGAAAATTACGATTATCATCCCGATCGATCGGTGGTGCTTCTGGATGGCAGAATTAATGTTAAGGAAGGTATTTTTGATGATTTAATTAAACAAGATGAAGTAACCACATTAATTGAGAATGTATTAGTTAAAAACGATTTAATAAATTACAAAACCGCCTACACTTCGTTATTTTTCGATTTAATTGAGCCTAATTTAAGTTATGATAAGTCTTTTACTGAAAGTGCCATACAAGAAGAATTAAATAAAATTACGTATGCTCGTGGTCGTATTGAAAAAGAGACGCTCATTATATCTAAAGGAGAAATAATTGAAGGCGATAAATACCAAATATTAAAATCGTTACAATCGGAGTACGAATCTCAGGTCTGGAGTAAATCAAACTATAAATGGATTTTAGTTGCCTATACTTTATTAGTTGCTTTGGCATTACTCATGTTACTGTTGTTTTTAAGAAAGTACAGAATAGAGGTTTTTGAAAATAATACGAAGGTTACATTTATATTTTTCAATATTTTTTTAATGATTTTTATAACAACTTTGGTCGTTAATTACGATTCTAAGTTTGTTTATGTGGTGCCTATTTGTATTCTACCTTTAATTTTTAAAGCGTTTTTCGATGCCCGTTTGGGTTTGTTTTCGCATGTTATCACGGTGCTGCTTTTAGGTTTTATAGTGCCTAACAGTTACGAGTATATGTTTCTTCAAATTATAGCAGGGATTGTAACTATTTTAACAGTATCAGAATTATATAAACGAGCCAATTTATTTATTTCGGTCGGACAAATTACATTCATATACATTATTGCTTATTTTGCTTTTTTCGTAATACATGAGGGTAGTATCGATACCATAAAATGGGAAATGTTTATTTGGTTTATTTTAAGTGGATTAGCAACTTTATTCGTGCAACCACTTATATATGCCTATGAGAAAATCTTCGGATTGGTTTCTGATGTGTCGCTTTTGGAATTATCAGATACCAATTCCAAATTACTTAAAGAGTTATCCAATAAAGCGCCAGGAACTTTTCATCATTCATTAAACGTTGCAAATTTAGCAGAAGCATCGGCCAACGAAATAGGAGCTAATGCCATGTTGGTTCGAGTAGGGGCACTTTATCATGATATTGGTAAAATGAAAAATCCAACGTATTTCACCGAAAATCAATCAACAGGAATTAACCCTCACGACGAATTATCATCAAAAGAGAGTGCACGTATTATTGTTAATCATGTTATTGATGGTATTGAAATAGCTAAGAAAAATAATTTACCAGACCGTTTAATAGATTTTATTCGAACCCATCACGGTACCAGTGTGGTTTATTATTTTTATATGGAAGAAAAAAAGAATTTTCCAGACATAAGTACAGAAGATTTTAGTTACCCAGGACCCAAACCTTTTAGTAAAGAGACTGCTATTTTAATGATGTGCGATAGTATTGAAGCGGCCTCGAAAAGTTTAAAAGAGCCAACCTCAACAAAAATTGATGCTTTTGTAGAAAATATTATAGATAAACAAATAGAACAAGGTCAATTTTTAAATGCTAACATTACTTTTAAAGAAATTCAATCTATAAAAAAAGTGCTAAAACACAAGCTAGCAAACATTTACCATTTAAGAATTGAATACCCCGAATAA
- a CDS encoding acetyl-CoA C-acyltransferase codes for MYHQVNKEVVIVSAVRTPIGSFMGMLSTIPAPKLGAVAIEAALKKINLNPNLVDEVLMGQVLQAGAGQAPARQAAIYAGIPDTVPCTTVNKVCASGMKAIMQAAQSIALGDAEIIVAGGMENMSLTPHYLHARTGTKFGPTTLLDGMQNDGLMDAYNQNAMGVCADACAIDYGFSREEQDAFAIQSYKRSADAWASGKFDNEVIEVEVPQRRGAPLIFKKDEEFTNVNLDKIPQLRPAFTKDGTVTAANASTINDGAAAVILMSKEKALELGLKPLASIKSYADAAHKPENFTTAPAKALPKALAKAGISLNDVDFFEFNEAFSVVGLANMKILGLKDSKVNINGGAVSLGHPLGCSGARIIITLLNVLEQNNAKIGAAAICNGGGGASAIVIERN; via the coding sequence ATGTATCATCAAGTGAATAAAGAAGTAGTCATTGTTTCGGCTGTTAGAACTCCCATTGGAAGTTTTATGGGTATGTTATCTACTATTCCTGCACCTAAACTTGGAGCAGTTGCTATTGAAGCGGCATTAAAAAAAATCAATTTAAACCCCAATTTAGTTGATGAAGTTTTAATGGGACAAGTTTTACAAGCTGGAGCAGGTCAGGCACCAGCACGACAAGCTGCTATTTACGCTGGAATTCCAGATACTGTACCATGTACAACAGTAAACAAAGTTTGCGCCTCAGGTATGAAAGCTATAATGCAGGCAGCACAGAGTATTGCGCTTGGTGATGCAGAAATTATTGTCGCTGGGGGTATGGAAAACATGAGTTTAACACCTCATTATTTACATGCAAGAACAGGTACCAAATTTGGTCCTACCACCCTACTTGATGGTATGCAGAATGATGGACTAATGGATGCTTACAACCAAAATGCTATGGGCGTATGTGCAGATGCCTGTGCCATAGATTATGGATTTAGTCGTGAAGAACAAGATGCATTTGCTATACAATCCTATAAACGCTCGGCTGATGCTTGGGCGTCTGGAAAATTCGATAACGAAGTTATTGAAGTTGAAGTGCCGCAACGTCGTGGAGCGCCTTTAATTTTTAAAAAAGATGAAGAATTTACGAATGTAAATCTTGACAAAATACCACAATTGCGTCCTGCTTTCACAAAAGATGGCACTGTAACAGCTGCTAATGCTTCTACCATAAATGATGGCGCAGCGGCCGTGATATTAATGAGCAAAGAAAAAGCCTTAGAACTTGGTTTAAAGCCTTTAGCAAGTATTAAAAGTTATGCAGATGCTGCCCATAAACCAGAAAATTTCACAACTGCTCCAGCCAAAGCGCTACCAAAAGCTTTAGCTAAGGCAGGAATTTCTTTAAATGACGTTGATTTTTTTGAATTTAATGAAGCGTTTTCTGTGGTAGGTTTAGCAAACATGAAAATTCTTGGATTAAAAGATTCAAAAGTAAATATAAATGGTGGAGCCGTATCATTAGGACACCCTTTGGGTTGTTCTGGAGCTCGAATAATAATAACATTACTAAATGTTTTAGAACAAAACAATGCCAAAATTGGAGCTGCTGCTATTTGCAATGGTGGCGGAGGTGCTTCGGCAATTGTTATAGAACGAAATTAA
- a CDS encoding C40 family peptidase: protein MQYGICNLSIVPLRNEPSDTSELVSQVLYGDLFKILEQRKNWSKIRLAFDKYEGWVDNKQYVEILEDQYKTLTAQTPKLSVDLVEFIEDKNQQLYPIVLGATLNGLALLNHTYDGEFFEGIKPKPNLIKTAFTYLNSPYLWGGKTPFGIDCSGFTQMVYKLNGYKILRDASQQATQGEALSFIEESEPGDLAFFDNNEGIITHVGIIMEDNYIIHAHGKVRIDRLDHSGIYNVDKKIHTHKLRVIKKII, encoded by the coding sequence ATGCAATACGGAATTTGTAATTTAAGCATTGTACCACTAAGAAATGAGCCCTCAGATACAAGTGAACTGGTTTCCCAAGTATTGTATGGTGATTTATTTAAAATCTTAGAACAACGCAAAAACTGGAGCAAAATTAGGCTTGCTTTCGATAAATATGAAGGTTGGGTAGACAACAAACAATATGTTGAAATTTTAGAAGACCAATACAAAACTTTAACAGCTCAAACACCCAAGCTTTCTGTTGATTTAGTTGAATTTATTGAAGATAAAAACCAACAATTATACCCTATCGTATTAGGAGCTACGTTAAACGGTTTAGCCCTTTTAAACCACACTTACGATGGAGAATTTTTTGAAGGCATTAAACCAAAACCCAACCTTATAAAAACAGCGTTTACTTATCTTAATTCTCCATATTTATGGGGAGGCAAAACACCTTTTGGAATTGACTGCTCGGGTTTTACTCAAATGGTTTATAAACTAAATGGCTATAAAATTTTACGTGATGCCTCGCAACAAGCAACTCAAGGGGAAGCTTTAAGTTTTATTGAAGAAAGTGAACCAGGAGATTTGGCTTTTTTTGATAACAACGAAGGCATTATAACCCATGTTGGAATCATTATGGAAGATAATTATATTATTCATGCGCATGGAAAAGTTAGAATAGATAGATTAGACCATTCTGGTATTTATAATGTGGATAAAAAAATACATACTCACAAACTTAGGGTTATTAAAAAAATAATATAA
- a CDS encoding tetratricopeptide repeat protein — translation MKNQFIIALALSVSAFSFAQKKELKAVEKAINSENYAEAKSALKQAETFLPEMDSKLKAQYYYLFAKTLYAGGKGSTSDIDTALESLGKVKGAYNTEVAELKQSMVNGLITKGNEAYEKKDFSVASKYFENAYKASKKDTLFLYYAAATAVNVQEYDRAITLYEQLKDLGYTGIETEYYATNIETNEEEKFANKSLRDLQIKTKSFKNPVERKTESKKPEIVKNIALIYVSQGKNEKAIEAMKTARKESPNDINLILSEANVHYKMGNNEEFKRLLEQATKMDPNNPELQYNLGVISGESGHPEEALAYYKKTVELDPKYVNAYINLAALTLAKEEGIIKEMNGLGSSKKDDLRYDELREQRQELYKSALPYLEKALELDSKNISAAKTLMNIYSILGEKAKHDKMKAVVNSIEGGN, via the coding sequence ATGAAAAATCAATTTATTATAGCTTTAGCTTTATCAGTTAGTGCATTTTCATTTGCACAAAAAAAAGAACTGAAAGCCGTAGAAAAAGCTATTAACAGCGAAAATTATGCTGAAGCTAAGTCAGCATTAAAACAAGCAGAAACATTCTTGCCAGAGATGGACAGCAAATTAAAAGCTCAATATTATTACTTATTTGCTAAAACGTTATATGCTGGTGGTAAAGGCTCAACTTCTGATATCGACACTGCTTTAGAAAGTTTAGGAAAAGTTAAAGGTGCATACAACACAGAGGTTGCAGAATTAAAACAGTCGATGGTAAATGGTTTAATAACTAAAGGAAATGAAGCCTATGAGAAAAAAGACTTTTCTGTGGCGTCTAAATATTTCGAAAATGCTTATAAAGCGAGCAAAAAAGATACGCTTTTCTTGTATTATGCAGCAGCAACGGCTGTTAATGTTCAAGAGTACGATAGAGCCATTACTCTTTACGAGCAACTTAAAGATTTAGGCTATACGGGAATAGAAACTGAGTATTATGCGACTAATATTGAAACCAATGAAGAAGAAAAATTCGCTAACAAAAGCTTAAGAGATTTACAAATAAAAACTAAGTCATTTAAAAATCCTGTTGAGCGTAAAACAGAATCTAAAAAGCCAGAAATAGTTAAAAATATTGCTCTTATTTATGTAAGTCAGGGCAAAAACGAAAAAGCTATTGAAGCTATGAAGACTGCGCGTAAAGAAAGTCCAAATGATATTAATTTAATATTATCGGAAGCCAACGTTCATTATAAAATGGGTAATAACGAAGAGTTTAAAAGGTTACTAGAACAAGCTACTAAAATGGATCCTAACAATCCTGAATTACAGTATAATTTAGGTGTAATTTCTGGAGAATCTGGACACCCAGAAGAGGCTTTAGCTTATTATAAAAAAACTGTTGAGTTAGATCCTAAATATGTAAACGCATATATAAACCTTGCAGCCTTAACATTAGCTAAAGAAGAAGGTATTATTAAGGAAATGAATGGCTTAGGAAGTTCTAAAAAAGATGACTTACGTTATGATGAATTACGTGAGCAACGCCAAGAATTATATAAAAGTGCCCTTCCTTATTTAGAAAAAGCACTTGAGTTAGATTCTAAAAATATTAGTGCGGCTAAAACACTTATGAATATATATAGTATTTTAGGTGAAAAAGCAAAGCACGATAAAATGAAAGCTGTTGTAAATTCTATAGAAGGTGGAAACTAA